In the Deltaproteobacteria bacterium genome, one interval contains:
- the pilQ gene encoding type IV pilus secretin PilQ: MRFLFNPVILLAACFLFSGTWAQGKMHLEINDYSETEIQPAGPGSGNETELMQIAQAQTGTSGVYPDYGNRPNPSDGFNSVESIGFEVQRGMGIVSIGTSMPVQFERLTDEEKKVSLKIMNVILADKFQVSRDVSDFDSPINFISSFRDPIKPNDVILVIELKEEEVPVEMGQDGNLITLNFGEIRKMADEIQGDREVEVAVKPEDLYAFDFRLTTMPGATKTYKGQLVSFDFKDADIRDVLRIIADISGFNMIIARNVTGTVTLKLTNIPWDQALDVILEDAGLGAFLDGNVMRIAPLGTLQARQQAVQRAAQTNEQLEPLITKQVFVNYATAAELIPLVEPLLSPRGEIRVDVRTNSILINDTGIRVRQIEDLVGDLDTRTPQVLIESRIVQATLNFTRDLGVQWGFNYRASAATGNPTGATFPSSVEVGGTSVGAPFGTTGDNFIIDLPAAASTGAGGVLGIVLGSLTGAYDLDLRLSALESRGDGRVLSSPKVLTLDNTPARIEQGVSIPFLSVSAAGTQTQFVDATLRLSVTPQVTNDNRILMEIVVTDNAPDPAVTGAGGQPSIRRNEATTQVLASDGETIVIGGIFTRRINDTNDSLPWFSRLPLFGWLFQRNLTNDERRELIVFITPRIIR; this comes from the coding sequence ATGAGATTCCTGTTCAACCCGGTGATTTTGCTCGCGGCCTGTTTCCTGTTCTCAGGAACATGGGCTCAGGGCAAGATGCATCTTGAGATAAACGATTACAGCGAAACAGAGATTCAGCCGGCCGGCCCTGGTTCGGGAAATGAAACGGAACTCATGCAAATCGCTCAGGCCCAGACCGGCACCTCGGGCGTATACCCGGATTACGGGAACAGGCCTAATCCCTCGGACGGATTCAATTCCGTTGAAAGCATAGGGTTCGAGGTCCAGCGGGGTATGGGGATAGTATCGATCGGTACTTCCATGCCGGTACAGTTTGAAAGGCTTACGGATGAAGAAAAAAAAGTAAGCCTGAAAATTATGAATGTCATACTTGCCGATAAATTCCAGGTCTCCAGAGATGTGAGTGATTTCGACAGTCCGATTAATTTCATTTCGTCTTTCAGGGATCCGATTAAACCGAATGACGTTATATTGGTGATCGAGCTCAAGGAAGAAGAAGTTCCGGTCGAAATGGGGCAGGATGGAAATCTGATTACCCTGAATTTCGGCGAGATCCGTAAAATGGCTGATGAAATCCAGGGGGATAGAGAAGTCGAGGTCGCGGTCAAGCCTGAAGACCTTTACGCTTTTGATTTCAGACTTACAACAATGCCCGGAGCGACCAAGACATACAAGGGACAGCTGGTTTCCTTTGATTTTAAGGATGCAGATATAAGGGATGTTTTGAGGATCATAGCCGATATAAGCGGTTTCAATATGATTATTGCCAGAAACGTCACAGGGACGGTTACTTTAAAATTAACGAATATACCGTGGGACCAGGCGCTTGACGTGATTTTGGAAGACGCCGGTCTCGGGGCTTTCCTTGACGGGAATGTAATGAGAATAGCGCCGCTCGGAACCCTCCAGGCAAGACAGCAGGCGGTACAAAGGGCGGCTCAGACCAACGAGCAGCTTGAGCCGCTGATAACGAAGCAGGTTTTCGTTAACTACGCGACCGCCGCGGAGTTGATTCCGCTTGTGGAGCCCCTTTTAAGTCCGAGGGGGGAGATAAGAGTGGATGTTCGTACGAACAGCATATTGATCAACGACACCGGAATAAGAGTGAGGCAGATTGAGGATCTGGTCGGGGACCTCGATACCAGGACGCCGCAGGTTTTAATCGAGTCCCGCATAGTTCAGGCGACCCTCAATTTCACTCGCGACCTCGGTGTGCAGTGGGGTTTTAATTACCGCGCGTCCGCGGCTACCGGAAATCCTACCGGAGCGACGTTTCCATCGAGTGTGGAAGTCGGAGGAACTTCGGTCGGCGCCCCTTTCGGCACCACCGGCGACAATTTTATTATAGACCTGCCTGCCGCCGCGAGTACCGGCGCGGGAGGAGTTCTGGGAATCGTCCTCGGAAGCCTCACAGGCGCGTATGATCTCGACCTCAGGCTCTCGGCTCTTGAGTCCAGAGGCGACGGAAGGGTGCTGTCTTCGCCCAAGGTTTTAACCCTCGACAATACGCCCGCGAGAATAGAGCAGGGCGTATCGATTCCCTTTCTGAGCGTCTCCGCTGCGGGTACTCAAACGCAGTTTGTGGATGCCACGTTAAGGTTGTCCGTCACGCCTCAGGTCACGAACGATAACAGGATATTGATGGAGATAGTGGTTACGGACAACGCCCCCGACCCGGCGGTTACGGGGGCCGGAGGGCAGCCGAGCATCAGAAGAAACGAGGCCACGACTCAGGTCCTCGCCAGCGACGGCGAGACGATTGTGATCGGAGGAATTTTTACGCGAAGGATAAACGATACCAACGACAGTCTGCCGTGGTTTTCGAGACTGCCTCTCTTCGGCTGGCTGTTTCAGAGGAATTTAACCAATGATGAGAGGAGGGAGCTTATAGTTTTCATAACTCCCAGAATTATCAGATAG
- a CDS encoding methylmalonyl-CoA mutase family protein — protein MSIDKEELSKLTRAREKWEKEFDNSPKREADFTTVSGMKVDPLVTPLEMSGFDYSRGLGFPGSYPYTRGIHSTMYRGRLWTMRQFAGFGSPEDTNRRFKYLLSQGQTGLSTAFDMPTLMGYDPGHERSRGEVGREGVSVSSLADMEVLFDGIDLDKVTTSMTINCTASIIFAMYLVMAEKKGISWEKLRGTLQNDMLKEFIAQREWISPPEPSVKINVDIIEFCAKQVPGWHPVSISGYHIREAGSTAVQELAFTLADGIGYVEESVKRGLDVDDFASRLSFFFNVHNDFLEEVAKFRAARRMWARIMRERFGAKNPKSWMLKTHAQTAGASLTAQQPLNNIARVTIQALAAVLGGTQSLHTNSMDETLALPTEESVTVALRTQQLIAEESGVVNSIDPLGGSYVVESLTDRIESEAAGYIERIDRMGGIIKAIEEGYPQKEIADAAYRYQRELDTGTKTVVGVNKYNTDEEATISTLKIDDRVEREQGEKLRRIRERRNDKAVKKRLEDILTAARREENLMPSIIDAVREYATLGEISDIFREAYGVYRDPGYF, from the coding sequence ATGTCGATTGATAAAGAAGAGCTCTCCAAACTGACGAGAGCAAGAGAGAAGTGGGAAAAAGAATTTGATAATTCACCGAAAAGGGAAGCCGACTTTACAACCGTATCGGGCATGAAAGTGGACCCGCTCGTCACACCCCTCGAGATGAGCGGATTTGATTACTCAAGGGGTCTGGGATTTCCCGGTTCCTATCCCTATACGCGCGGTATCCACAGCACGATGTACCGGGGCCGCCTCTGGACTATGCGACAGTTCGCGGGATTCGGCTCGCCGGAGGATACGAACAGGAGGTTCAAGTATCTGCTCTCTCAGGGACAGACCGGTCTCAGCACCGCCTTCGACATGCCTACGCTTATGGGTTATGACCCCGGCCATGAACGCTCGAGAGGGGAGGTCGGAAGGGAAGGCGTGTCTGTTTCTTCTCTTGCGGACATGGAGGTTCTCTTTGACGGGATTGATCTCGATAAAGTAACGACCTCAATGACCATAAACTGCACCGCGAGCATTATATTCGCCATGTATCTCGTAATGGCGGAGAAGAAGGGGATAAGCTGGGAGAAGCTCAGGGGAACCCTTCAGAACGATATGCTGAAGGAGTTCATAGCTCAGAGGGAGTGGATATCGCCGCCTGAGCCTTCCGTGAAAATTAATGTGGATATTATCGAGTTCTGCGCTAAACAGGTCCCCGGATGGCACCCGGTTTCGATCTCGGGCTATCATATCAGGGAAGCGGGCTCTACCGCCGTGCAGGAACTCGCTTTCACCCTCGCGGACGGTATCGGCTATGTCGAGGAAAGCGTAAAACGGGGCCTCGACGTTGACGACTTCGCTTCCCGCCTCTCTTTCTTTTTCAATGTCCATAATGATTTCCTTGAGGAAGTGGCGAAGTTCCGGGCCGCCAGGAGAATGTGGGCCCGGATTATGCGCGAGCGCTTCGGGGCGAAGAATCCTAAATCCTGGATGTTGAAGACCCATGCCCAGACAGCGGGCGCGAGCCTCACCGCGCAGCAGCCGTTGAATAACATTGCCAGAGTGACCATTCAGGCACTGGCGGCGGTGCTCGGGGGCACTCAGTCCCTTCATACGAATTCCATGGATGAAACCCTCGCCTTGCCGACTGAGGAGTCGGTGACGGTCGCGCTCAGGACACAGCAGCTAATTGCCGAAGAGAGCGGGGTTGTAAATTCGATCGACCCCCTGGGCGGAAGCTATGTCGTCGAATCGCTCACGGACAGGATAGAGAGTGAGGCCGCCGGTTATATAGAAAGAATAGACCGTATGGGCGGCATTATAAAGGCGATAGAGGAGGGCTATCCCCAGAAGGAGATAGCCGACGCGGCCTACAGGTACCAGAGGGAGCTCGATACGGGTACGAAGACCGTAGTTGGGGTGAATAAATACAATACGGACGAAGAAGCGACTATTTCCACGCTGAAAATAGATGACAGGGTGGAGCGGGAACAGGGCGAAAAGCTCAGGCGGATCAGGGAGAGAAGGAATGATAAAGCGGTTAAAAAGAGACTCGAAGATATTTTGACTGCGGCCAGGAGGGAGGAGAATTTAATGCCTTCGATTATCGACGCGGTCAGAGAATACGCTACCCTGGGCGAAATAAGCGACATATTCAGAGAAGCGTACGGGGTGTACAGGGACCCGGGCTATTTTTGA
- a CDS encoding cobalamin B12-binding domain-containing protein: MTDRRRLRILIGKAGLDGHDRGVKIIARALRDAGFEVIYTGLHNTPEAIVETALQEDVDAVGLSILSGAHNFIFPEIIRLFDEKGVRDITIFGGGIIPAEDVESLKEKGVKAVFEPGARTDEIIAWVRENVSPRAL, encoded by the coding sequence ATGACGGACCGGAGAAGACTCAGGATACTGATAGGCAAAGCCGGCCTCGACGGGCATGACAGGGGCGTTAAGATTATAGCTAGGGCTCTCAGGGATGCGGGATTCGAGGTTATATATACGGGCCTTCATAACACCCCCGAGGCGATAGTCGAGACTGCGCTTCAGGAGGATGTGGACGCTGTCGGGTTGAGTATTCTCTCGGGCGCGCACAATTTCATATTCCCCGAGATAATTCGTCTTTTTGATGAGAAAGGGGTGAGGGATATAACTATATTCGGAGGGGGGATAATCCCCGCGGAAGACGTTGAGTCACTCAAAGAAAAGGGGGTCAAGGCGGTTTTCGAACCCGGCGCGAGGACGGATGAGATCATAGCCTGGGTAAGAGAAAACGTTTCTCCGAGGGCTTTGTAG
- the rnr gene encoding ribonuclease R, translated as MRSKELTRRLGMPKEDRPVLKKIIRKMVREGKVGSTKGGYIIPERKQESQNKKETPQTKAPIKGMIKGGRILGKFVRTGKTGKIIPKDERIPHIPLQPGQIRRLRNNSLVVFEISGKVSPGRNIRGRLVDVLGKAGNLEVERKGLLVEYDLKEEFPPECLREAEGIPDDIARREIEKRVDLRNEIIFTIDGDDAKDFDDAVGIQRTKSGYRLLVSIADVSYYVNLGSEIDNEALNRGTSVYMPAKVVPMLPEKLSNDLCSLVPFKDRLTKTVEMDFNRRGQMIKSRFYNSVIKSAARLTYSKVADILKKKGRISSEEKHITPKLRIMHELYERIRARRIEKGELNFDIPEPDLIRDELGRTVDVVRTQRNVAHVIIEEFMIAANTAVANHIRNLKIPSLYRVHEQPEKESLVELSEGLKKLGYSLPVNGDLNTLDIQRVIDRSRDKPEEIAVNMLILRSLKRAVYSTREAGHFGLAIDHYTHFTSPIRRYPDLIVHRILNAILKKSSQPYDRESLDWIAENSSNRERYADEIERSAINLERAHLMKSHVGKEFDGVILSVLPFGMFAEVKEVFVEGLIPKDSVNNWKKRWFDIGQSVRVKVVNADVEKRRITLNLAS; from the coding sequence ATGAGGTCAAAGGAATTGACGCGCCGTCTGGGGATGCCGAAGGAAGACAGGCCTGTCCTCAAGAAGATTATCCGGAAAATGGTAAGGGAGGGAAAAGTCGGCAGTACGAAAGGCGGATATATAATTCCGGAACGCAAACAAGAGTCTCAAAATAAAAAAGAGACGCCTCAGACCAAGGCCCCGATTAAAGGAATGATAAAAGGGGGCAGGATTCTGGGAAAATTTGTGAGAACGGGAAAAACCGGAAAAATTATCCCCAAAGACGAACGAATCCCTCATATACCGCTTCAGCCCGGGCAGATCAGACGTCTCAGGAACAACAGTCTGGTCGTGTTCGAAATAAGCGGCAAGGTTTCCCCCGGCCGTAATATACGGGGGCGTCTGGTGGATGTGCTCGGAAAAGCGGGCAATCTGGAAGTCGAACGAAAGGGCCTCTTGGTAGAGTATGACTTAAAAGAGGAGTTCCCGCCCGAATGCCTGAGAGAGGCTGAAGGGATACCGGACGACATTGCCCGCAGAGAGATTGAAAAAAGGGTGGATCTGAGGAATGAAATTATCTTCACGATAGACGGCGACGACGCGAAGGATTTTGACGACGCTGTCGGGATACAAAGAACCAAATCCGGCTACAGGCTTTTGGTCAGCATTGCCGATGTGTCTTATTACGTGAATCTGGGGAGTGAAATCGATAACGAGGCGCTTAACAGGGGCACCAGTGTGTACATGCCCGCCAAAGTGGTTCCCATGCTGCCTGAGAAGCTTTCAAACGACCTTTGCAGCCTTGTTCCCTTTAAGGACAGGCTTACCAAAACAGTCGAGATGGATTTTAACCGCAGGGGCCAGATGATAAAATCCAGGTTTTACAACAGTGTAATTAAGAGCGCGGCGCGCCTCACATACAGCAAAGTAGCCGATATTCTGAAAAAAAAGGGCAGGATATCGTCGGAGGAGAAACATATCACTCCCAAGCTCAGGATAATGCACGAGCTCTATGAGCGGATCAGGGCCAGAAGGATCGAGAAGGGCGAGCTCAACTTTGACATACCCGAACCCGATCTCATAAGGGACGAGCTGGGGAGGACAGTGGACGTGGTCAGGACCCAGAGAAATGTCGCTCACGTCATTATCGAGGAATTTATGATAGCGGCCAATACGGCGGTGGCGAATCACATCAGGAACCTGAAAATTCCCTCCCTTTACAGGGTTCATGAACAGCCCGAAAAGGAGTCTCTCGTCGAGCTGTCGGAGGGTCTGAAGAAGCTCGGCTACAGTCTGCCCGTTAACGGGGATCTGAACACTCTCGACATACAGCGCGTTATTGACAGGAGCAGGGATAAGCCTGAGGAAATCGCCGTTAACATGCTCATTCTGCGTTCATTAAAGAGGGCTGTTTATTCTACCCGTGAAGCGGGTCATTTCGGGCTTGCTATCGATCACTACACCCATTTTACTTCCCCGATAAGGCGTTATCCCGATTTAATCGTCCACAGGATTTTAAATGCCATCCTCAAAAAGAGCAGTCAACCCTATGACCGGGAGTCTCTCGACTGGATAGCGGAGAACTCTTCAAACAGGGAGAGGTACGCCGATGAAATCGAAAGGTCGGCCATAAACCTCGAGAGAGCCCATTTGATGAAGTCTCATGTCGGGAAGGAATTCGACGGTGTTATATTGAGCGTCCTCCCCTTCGGCATGTTTGCGGAAGTCAAGGAAGTGTTCGTTGAGGGGCTTATACCTAAAGACAGCGTCAATAACTGGAAGAAGCGCTGGTTCGATATCGGTCAGTCGGTCAGGGTTAAGGTTGTGAACGCCGATGTCGAGAAGAGGAGGATTACCCTGAATCTGGCCTCATAA
- a CDS encoding S8 family serine peptidase codes for MNKFLAALTAILLTVPGFLFSAESSADQALSGLGLNSGNLTHKEIPKISPRLGRMMGKLKDMGAERSDMRNLSAQDLSTPLVRVSNEGNIEVNIYCDETSGTNMEQLYSLGLETEVVSEKYKVVQGWLPYDKLEEAANLGFVSRITPPAYGHTRVGSVTTEGDGIMGSDIARDTFGVDGAGIKVGVISNGVDSMAASQLTGDLPDFIDIGDPGSGDEGTAMLEIVHDIAPGADLAFHNGTSRMKFIQAINFFRNNGVDVIVDDVGFLSEPYFQDGSVAEEAAEAVEDGIIFVSAAGNDADRHYQDIFLDDDPEDTELDFHDFGAAAGEGSDIGMTVEIPGFSDSVIVLQWTNPFGEASDDYDLFLVDSFTGEILDSSTDEQDGNDDPIEIVGVSNGGPGEGFFDILVRKFSGEDQTFEIFFNLSGSPTEYNVPENSIYGHPAAPGVIAVGATNDGEIEFFSAQGPSSIFFSPTVTVSGISSERAEPVLEQRQTPTIAAPNRISTTAPGFETFAGTSASAPHVAGVAALVLQGLGFGANIAALSRAESGLVAVRQVEEVRDILATTADDIPPPGFDNVSGFGSINAFAAVEEAIARSGGVPVDGGDPPPVDGQNNSDGGGGCSIQAAGNAGVSGTGVINSFILLIPILVFTVRFLRRTRNSQFDRRARQ; via the coding sequence ATGAATAAGTTTCTCGCTGCTCTCACCGCTATACTCCTCACGGTACCGGGTTTTCTATTTTCCGCCGAATCCAGCGCGGACCAGGCGCTCAGCGGACTCGGCCTAAACAGTGGTAATCTCACACATAAGGAAATTCCCAAGATAAGTCCGAGATTGGGCCGGATGATGGGCAAGCTTAAAGACATGGGGGCTGAGAGAAGCGACATGCGGAACCTTTCAGCCCAAGACCTGTCCACTCCGCTCGTCAGAGTCAGCAATGAGGGAAATATAGAGGTAAATATATACTGCGATGAGACATCCGGAACCAATATGGAGCAGCTTTACAGCCTCGGGCTCGAAACCGAGGTCGTCAGTGAAAAATACAAGGTAGTTCAGGGCTGGCTTCCGTACGATAAGCTCGAAGAAGCGGCAAATCTCGGATTCGTATCCAGAATTACGCCCCCGGCCTACGGTCACACAAGGGTAGGCTCGGTAACCACGGAGGGAGACGGAATCATGGGTTCCGATATAGCCAGGGATACGTTCGGGGTGGACGGCGCGGGAATTAAAGTCGGTGTGATTTCTAACGGGGTCGACAGCATGGCCGCGTCCCAGCTTACGGGCGACCTGCCCGATTTCATAGACATAGGCGATCCCGGAAGCGGTGACGAGGGTACAGCCATGCTCGAAATCGTCCACGACATAGCGCCCGGCGCGGATTTGGCATTCCATAACGGTACATCCAGAATGAAATTCATACAGGCGATAAACTTTTTCCGAAATAACGGAGTGGACGTGATTGTGGACGACGTCGGCTTTCTGTCGGAGCCTTACTTCCAGGACGGCTCCGTCGCGGAGGAGGCGGCAGAGGCGGTCGAGGACGGAATTATTTTCGTATCAGCGGCAGGAAACGACGCTGACAGGCATTACCAGGATATATTCCTCGACGACGACCCGGAGGACACGGAACTCGACTTTCACGATTTCGGCGCCGCGGCGGGCGAAGGGAGCGATATCGGGATGACGGTCGAGATCCCCGGTTTCAGCGACTCCGTCATTGTGCTTCAGTGGACCAACCCGTTCGGGGAAGCTTCGGACGATTACGATCTTTTCCTGGTCGATTCATTTACGGGGGAGATACTGGACTCAAGCACGGACGAGCAAGACGGCAATGACGACCCGATAGAAATCGTAGGGGTGTCCAATGGCGGTCCCGGCGAGGGTTTTTTCGATATACTAGTAAGAAAGTTCAGCGGAGAGGATCAGACATTCGAAATATTTTTTAACCTAAGCGGCTCTCCGACCGAATATAACGTTCCGGAGAACAGTATTTACGGACACCCGGCGGCGCCGGGAGTTATAGCCGTTGGCGCCACTAATGACGGAGAAATCGAATTTTTCAGCGCCCAGGGCCCCTCCTCGATATTCTTCTCCCCGACGGTAACGGTCTCCGGTATATCTTCCGAACGAGCCGAGCCCGTTCTCGAGCAGAGGCAAACGCCGACTATTGCTGCGCCGAACAGAATATCCACTACGGCTCCCGGGTTCGAAACGTTCGCGGGCACGTCCGCTTCGGCGCCTCACGTGGCGGGTGTAGCGGCGCTTGTGCTTCAGGGCCTGGGTTTCGGAGCGAATATAGCAGCTCTGAGCAGGGCTGAGTCCGGTCTGGTCGCCGTGAGGCAGGTTGAGGAAGTAAGAGACATATTAGCAACTACGGCCGACGATATACCTCCCCCGGGATTCGACAACGTATCGGGTTTCGGGAGCATAAACGCTTTTGCAGCCGTCGAGGAGGCTATAGCACGGAGCGGAGGCGTTCCGGTCGACGGAGGCGACCCTCCCCCGGTGGACGGCCAGAATAATTCGGACGGCGGAGGCGGGTGCTCGATTCAGGCCGCGGGGAATGCCGGCGTTTCGGGAACCGGGGTTATAAATTCATTCATTCTGCTAATCCCGATACTGGTCTTCACGGTGAGATTCCTCAGAAGAACGAGAAACAGCCAATTTGACCGGAGGGCCCGACAGTGA
- a CDS encoding bifunctional 4-hydroxy-2-oxoglutarate aldolase/2-dehydro-3-deoxy-phosphogluconate aldolase, with product MTVKETTRHQAKEFHRELTARIEKEKIIILLTGNSPERIFKTAESLRESTGCPLGFDFKIPKLKDRLKFLKKRGEKNIGVFSVSTAKEARVAVNSGASFLFPTHFDRGILRKCRSENVFHAPGALTPGEVYGAYDMRADAVSIFPCSLVGGAEWIARLRDMFPDVKLIPTDKMSHEDAILYLKAGSFAVAPIIDVDSSGDPEDFILGFINKAN from the coding sequence ATGACCGTAAAAGAAACAACCAGACACCAGGCGAAGGAATTTCACAGAGAACTGACCGCACGCATAGAGAAGGAAAAGATTATAATACTTCTTACGGGGAATTCTCCCGAGCGGATTTTCAAAACGGCGGAATCACTGAGGGAGAGCACCGGCTGCCCGCTCGGATTCGATTTCAAAATCCCTAAGCTAAAGGACAGGCTCAAATTCCTTAAAAAAAGAGGCGAAAAGAACATAGGCGTTTTCTCCGTCAGCACGGCAAAGGAGGCGAGGGTAGCCGTCAATTCTGGAGCCTCCTTTTTATTCCCGACTCATTTCGACAGAGGCATATTGAGAAAGTGTAGATCGGAGAACGTCTTCCACGCCCCGGGTGCCCTGACGCCCGGAGAGGTTTACGGCGCCTACGATATGAGAGCGGATGCGGTCAGCATCTTTCCCTGCTCTCTGGTGGGAGGGGCGGAGTGGATTGCAAGGCTCCGTGATATGTTCCCCGACGTGAAGCTCATACCGACAGACAAAATGTCGCATGAAGACGCCATTCTATATCTAAAGGCAGGCTCATTCGCCGTAGCCCCTATAATTGACGTTGACAGCTCCGGCGATCCGGAGGATTTTATACTGGGTTTTATTAATAAAGCCAACTAG